The following is a genomic window from Manihot esculenta cultivar AM560-2 chromosome 9, M.esculenta_v8, whole genome shotgun sequence.
GCTATTGTTGCAGGAGATCGATCCATCGGCCTTCAAGGTCTAACATTTCAAGGCAGCTGAGATGCTCAAGAGGAAGAGCAGTGTTTCGAAGCTTCCAACAAGTTTCATTTCCGGTTTTGCATGCAGTATCAGGTCTCTAGGGTTTCCTGTTTGGGCTTTCCTTGATTGGTTTTTTCTTCCTGGACCTGGAGGCCCATGAACTACTGTATTTGACCGTAGGCCTTGAACTTTATACCTTTCTTATGTTGAATGACATTATCTAACCTTCTGACAAAAAACAAATAAGTGTTCAACTATTTCAGGTCATCATGTGATTGCAAGTTTAAGATTCAAATCATTCCATTTGAGTCGGCCTCACCAATTCTAGGcaacaagcaaacaaagaagaATATTACAAGGGCAACCGAAATCCAAAAAGCTCCAATTAAACCAACTTCACAAATATTGTTAAATTCATCAGCGCAGAAGTCCATAATCTGTCTTCAAAATTCAGAAGTTCATGAAAATCCACATAGAAAACATAATGGGCATATCTATAACCATTATCTCTGAAAATTCACATACAATAGAAAACATGATAATCATCAGACTTCCTAGCATAGCTGCATTATCAAACAAGCACTTTATTCCTTCTTCTGAAGTTTTGAGAAAGCTTCCTGCACGAGGTGAATATTATTCAGATTCAATAAGAGTTTTTACATAGAAACACAccgaaataattgaaaatagGGTTGTGCATTTGGTCACCTTGCTTCTAAACTGAACCTAAATAGTGCCAAACAAATGGAACCAATTGAGTAATTGACTTAAAGCTGCTGCTTCAAAACATTTCTATAACAATGATTGTTCCAATACACATAAAAACTTTATTACTTCAAGCTAGCTAAAtttagaaaacatatattaatagCTCAATCAATCGACTTCCAACTGACTGACTACCAGTCTTGTTCAATTATCCACCTACAGATGACATGGTTTTGTATATTATTAGTCATCTTTGTCCTCATGTGTTACAAAACAGGCTAATAGGCAATATCTGGTTCTGTCCACAAATAAAATTAGCAGAAGCACAAATGAACAAGTTAACCACAAAAATATCTAATGCAAACTTCTTTACAGTTCCAAATGATCAATATCTTTTTTCAATCAGTCAGGTTACAGGAAAGCCACACCTAATGCAAATATTTAATGGATAATTCCTTCTAATAACTCTTACATGGCCTGTATTGACTAATCAGTATTTCCTCTTACTTCTCCAAGGCCTTCATCTTAACCAGATGACATCATTTTAGAACCATCATCATGACTCATGCATTCTTGTGAAAGGCGCGCCTCAAGCGCACCAGGCGCCAGGCAGGAACCCTGCCTGAGGCGCCCTCAGTGACGCCAGTCGCAGTTTATAAGTTAGGGCAAAATATTACCCTAACTCAAAACATTTTATTACACAGCAGCAGCAACTAACGAGAGGaaagagcagaaaagaaaaggaatagaggaagaaaaatcaatggagaGGAAGAAAAGATCAAAATTTTCAAGAATCAACTATCAACAAATACCggataaataatttttcttcctttttcttttgagtttATCattctcctttcttttcttttctttttttctattttattttctcattcttccttctctttctccttttcccCTTCTCTCCATGGCCGGAATGCTGCCGAATTTTTTATTCATGTTGCTGCTAGGCTGCTCTCCACAGTTCcatttttaaattcatattgctgtttttccttttcttttttactttatgTTAATTATCcataaattattattgttaattgTGAAAATTTAGATAGCAAAGTTATtgttttttatgttaattatagAAAAGTAGTGAattgttatgattttattacaAGCATTAAATTGTGTGATCGTGGATAGtgtattatgaatttaattgTGAAATTATGAATTTGATAATTTGTGATTTAGGTAGCAATAGCAAGCAAAAATTGTAATAATATAATGTTTGATTGTGATTTgtgattataatttataaatcatATTGTAAACTGTGAGTGTGAATGTGCATATTGTTGTAATTTGAAATTGTGAAGTGATTGTGAAATTGATATATGAATTGTGTTCGTGAAAAATTACGGAAATTATTATGCTGAATCACTAATttccaattttatatttttgtagGAAGATGAATGATTCCGATGTTGGATCAAGTAGTACTTAAGGTGACGAATCTACCATTAGAAAAGACTTGGCATGTAAGTATATGAATTTAGTAAAGCCTCCTAGCACAAATGACCTTACTTGTAATTTTTGCAATAAAGTTACAAAAGAAGTGAAATATACCGGACAAAACAACATATAGCCGGGACAGTGTTATCAAGGCGAGGGGCAACAATGTCCCCTATCACCTTAGGCGAGAGGCGAGGCGACGCCTTTTTAAAAAATGCGGCGAAGCCAAAATTTTGttacatattttaaatatacatataaatactTCAATGAACACCcatatttaaagtaaaaattatatgttcaaatgaaatatatatattatttgcaagagataatttttttttaaagaaaaaaggaaaaagaaaaagaggatttGCTGGGATGCCAGGTCCAGCAAAAAGAGAAGAGAGGATgagaaagagaaggaaaaaaggagaagagagaaaaattaaaaaaagaagacATGTTTCTATGCAGGTATAGTAGGGAGAGAAgagaggagaaagaagaagaagaagatagaaAGGAGGAGAGACACACGTGATTGATGAAATTTGCACTTTAGTTGCTACAGAAATGTTATCTGCTGTTTGAAAGAGATGGAGAGAGACTAGAATTTCTCTTTTGTTGTTTAAAAgcattttaaaaaacaaaaaaggctTGCTTCAGTGAGGCGTCGCCAATGACTTCATCGCATTATCGACTTCTTGATGAGTTTGAAGAGGATGAAGTTTCAAAAAACGAAGAGGAAGTTGCGTGTAATGATCTTGATGAAGATTGAAGATTAGTTGGATTTTCTTGTGTCACGGAGAAAATTGCCTttcttttaaataagttttaacttgtaaacttttattaatattttaactattaGTATTTTATATTTGGTACTTCACTTTATGACTTTAGCATACTTAGTTCTAGATTTAATGTTCTGGTAATTTACTTTATTACATTTAGCTTTATATTACTCGACTtctaaagaaatttttttttttttgcgccTTGCATCTAGGCTCCAAACCCCATGTGGGCCTTGAGACTTTCAAGGCTATGGACTCATGagtagcacataaacatataaacAGTTCAAATTTGTACCCCAATCTGTTTGCTTCTTCATAATGATTATCCTCGATAAAAATCATTAGTAGCAATATAAATATTTCCATTTTGAGATGGGTTCCTTATGATGAACTTTCATCTCCAGACACATAATGAATTTTTCAGTTACAAGGATGTTTGAACACTTTCACATCCTAGACAACAATATATGTTTAATGATATGACAATTGCCTGTCATGAAACCCAGTAGTTCTAATGCATTATCCAAGGAGTCAATTTCATACTTTTCTCTGTCATTCCTTATAGCCAAAAACCCAACAATgacatacatgtacatatatatatatattcaacacTTCTAATCATCATTGCAATTACAATATTCACGCAGTAGCAAAATGAATTTGTGcacatttaatatatattaattgaattcCTCCTTTAACAATACGTCCAATCAATCTCAACCTTTCATCTTTGATCCAACATTCAAAACTGTACTTTTGGCATAAATGACTGTAAATGAAGTTCATTTGGACAATCAACATTCAATTTTACTACAATACTTGCTCATCTAAGTCGTGGATTTCAAAGAAAGTCAACCAAACAGTGAGGAAAGATAGCATTTAAGCAATACAACCTTATGAACAAGCAACTAAGCAAAAACCCTAGACagcaatagaaataaaaataccaACAAATGGTTAACGCCCATCACATGCCTTGAAATGGAAGGATAAAATTTCAGAGAGAAAACCTTAATTGGGAGAAGGGGCGGACAGATTCTCCACGAGCTTCTTGTCCCTTCTCTCCATGGCCACGTCCCACATATCGTTACCGATGTGCTTCGGCTGTTAAAAATGGCCAAAATATTGTGAGCTATGGACCGATTAAGGAATAAAACACAATAATTAGATCTAAAATATGGAAAATAACAATACGAAAGAACAAGGTATACCCGGCCATGAGCGGCTCTGTGTATGTAATACTGAGCGTTTCCCATCACACAGAGCATCCCTGCTATGATTCCCAGTGGTAGAGCTGCTTCCAACCATAGCCAAGACATTTTTTGCTGCTTCTCTGTGAAGAATTCGATGGATCTCCCCTTCCTTCTCGAGTTCTTCCGCTTCCACGAAGTTGAAGGTTCGAGTGATTCTTCGGTAACAGATCTCTTCATACGACCCAATGTTATATCTAGACCCGGCCCGTGTTGGATCTAGTTAAAGCTGGGCTCATGACTCATGACCCACCTTCTCAAGGCCCAGAGTTTTATATAATTCAGTTCTGATGTgagatttttaatttctaatcttcaaatatatatttttctttctgaaaaaaatatattattttattaaatctaattaaaattaaaaaatatattattttattaaattatagctTTTAAGAACAATTAGTAAGTTATTTACGAATGCttgaattgaatatttgagtgatacagttgtaaattcattctgaagaaaatagttttatttaatGTATAAATTGATATAAGTAGTGACTTAAATGAATATGCCAAGTAAGAAAAATTAAccatgtttttgttttttttttatataaaaaagaaaaactgatATTTCTAGTGGGGCAAAGTGTTTGCTACTATGGATGCAATTATTGGAAAGGCAATTCTGAGATAAAATTGTTGTCCTTttgttgactttaattaatCTGTTTAAGGTTTTGGGTAATAGTTGACACAATGCAATTATTGAAGATCTAAATGTTGGTTGGTATGCCTTTTTTAGTGATTATAAgatttgttatatatatatatatatatatatttcaaatcgACATCGTAAAGTAATAACCCACGATAAACTCAATCAAAACTcataaatttgtataaatttaaatgcTGATCGTAAAGTAATAATACATAAATTcaatcaaaacccataaattcATATAAACTTAAATGTTGATTCTAAGTATAAAAATATtggctgaatttttttttaagacaTTTTTTATGACTCGAGTGAAAATTCACtctaatagttatttttttttagattatatGTTTGTTgaggtatttttttaaataattatgattatttatatttttatgtagaGTTTTTGCATCAATaacctttatattttatttattggtgATTTGATCTCGTGGTGGCAGTATTATTAGAAATTAAGCTAAATTTTAACgagattaaatttattttttaaattttagataaagtattgtaataaaaaataattttaatttttaaatgatatttctctttattaaaaaaattgaattgtctCATctcaagtataaaaattaataaaagaataaattgaattaaagttttataaatttataaactcAAAATAGGAGAAAATAATGAAGAGCTAGAAGAATAATAATGAGGAAGATGCTTCAGTGGTGATGAAGACATACATCTAATGAGAGAATATAGCGTATAGAAAAAGAGAGGGCTTTGATGATGAAGAAAAAAGAGGATGGCTTCCATAATAAATGAGAGCTTGATTgttggaaataaaataaaattagggaTTGGATTTAGACGATTGAGAAATTAAGAGACATTCTCAACAATGAATAGTTTGGatgaagattttttttaaaaaaagccaAAAAATCTGTtacgaaaaataaataaaatgcaatTTCAGGTAAATATTAGACATTAAATCTGCAGATATTGAATTAAACAGAATaaatggaaaaataaaattaaaataatacaaaatttCAATTACATTATATATTTGTTCAGTCATATGACACGCACGGGCTAATTTCTTATTCCTTTTCAGATTCTtctaaacatttatttttattttatcagaaTAATAAATTTCACAGATAAATGTTcctatcaaaaataaattaattttgaaagctctatcattttaatatttcaaaaagaCATGTGTGGCTGTTGGTTTAACTAAGATTTCTTTTTACAAAACATTTTtctaaaagtaaattaaaatcaaatttattattattgttgttatgaatattaaaaaacgtattatttaaatttcagattattttaattgaaattccccttttatttactttttatcttaattaacgatactaatttaattgaaaagttcttttatattataaaataaagtaaaatgatAGAAACGTTTAGAATTACAAATGCAAATTCAACTCCAtgcattttttattcaaaatatttactttattttattatgtggCAATAATGtctcttaaaataattttaatctttGGTAGTACATTATTTTCTtcctaaaaaattgaaattatacgTCAACCTCAACAAGTTGTTTAAGTTCTGACTATCTAAAAACGACGTAGTTTAGTAGAAAGCGTATGGGCGGAGTCCAGCTCAGCCTGCGTTGGCGACATCATTGTTAATTTTATATACGATTGGCCTCTAGCTAGTGTGGGACCGTGCCCATCTTCCCACCCTTGGATACAGCCATAGATTCACTGCATGGCTAACACGTGTTCTACGCCGCATCAAGGACCCTGCAGGTATGATACACTGTGCATTACCCTTTTTCCCCACTTAATTTTCCACCTCAAGAAGCCGAGCAATACAGTCAGCAGGGGCGCgttgttttaattttagttttggtATTtagaatttaacttttttttttttttcagtatgatcataattttacttttaaatatttttaattttaatttaatttagtatgatcgtaactatttaataaaattacataataatattttaataaaattatcaagcgATAGCTTCCATCTTTGCTACTTCTcttcgataaaaaaaaaaaatctttgctACTTCTCTACTCTTTATTCttcactgttttttttttctttagtttttttatttgttgTAAACTCTAAAgtgaaaattaaagtaaaaaataaataattaaagatttGGCTTACCTTCTGCAAATTCAGTCTATCGAGGAGAGTAatgcctttttcttttttttttttaattaattttcctgtaatgtttatttatttaattctctTATTACAAACCCTCCTTTACTGATGGCGCTGtgtttctcctttttcttctgcaACAACCACAACTAAaaccctttcttttcttttctcttctttttccatctcattcttttgtttgttgaagaaagaaagggaaacaaaagaaaaaaaatatcttcAAAAAAAGAGAGCCATGTCAGGTTTGTATAATCCCAACTTCTCACCTGCAAGAGCTGCTTCTCCTCAGATTAGAAGCACTCCAGATGTTGACAGGTACGCCACCTTCAATCATAAACCCATGATATATTTTATCTCATACGAGAAAAGGAgagaaaaaagttttttttttgatgctattttagtttaattctaGTAATTCTGTTTTTTGATCTGTTTGGTTTGTTTCTGTTTGTAGTCAATACTTGTCAGAGTTGTTAGCTGAGCATCAGAAGCTTGGACCCTTCATGCAGGTTCTCCCGATATGCAGTCGACTGTTAAATCAAGGTCCACTTCATAGTCTTCCATTTTTTGGATCTAGGTTTTTCCAGATTTCATGGGTGTATCTGCTTTTGCTGCCTTATTTCACTGTTTGTGAATGTGATTCTTCATTTCGTGCGATTTGATGTATTTGATTTTTTTCCAGTGGCATGAGTGTCACTCACTGGTTTCTGCTAATTCACTCTGAATTGCTGGCTGACTTGGGGATTTCGTTTGTAGTATTGGCTTGATCCGGGGGAAACACTTACTTTGAGTTCATTGGATATTTTCTCTAGTTTGAGTTTAGGTTGCTGGGGGCTGCAACTAGGATCTTAACATTGTGTTTAAGATTATATCTGAAAACTCATATGGGTTCTATACAACGGAATTCTGTAAAGCATAGATCTAATCGTTGTGGAATAGGCCAATTATAGCTTTACATCCGGTTAACTAGTGGGTTATGAAACCTTTAACATAAACTGTAATAGCCTGGATTTTTTTTTGGGTGCATTACTGGAGAAGAAACACCATGGCATGAACTTCTATACTGCCGAAGATTTTATAAATAGTAGAATGTTTCACTTTTCAACCCAACTCAACAAAGTCTTAGTCTCAAACTAGTCATCTGGCCATGTAAAGCAGTATTTTTGAGAACTAAACTCTACTGCAGGAAAGAGTTGCTTTGTTACAAAAACTAATTATAGGAGGTTGCTTAGCATTAGGAACACAATGTATGATGAATATATTAAGAGTTAAGAAGTGGGCGTTTGTACATTTCAAATGTTGACATGGCATGCTATTTTGGGGTTAACTTTAACTCCACAAAAGTTGGCAACAGGGAAGTTAGATCTGAAGTAGCTTCTTTATTAGACAAAATCAGAAAACAAAAGAGTCATAGAGAAGTTGAATATTTTAGAAGTTGGCAACAGGACTTACTGCTTAAAATGAATGAGGAAGTTTCTTTTGATAGGCACCCTAGCTCACTAGAGTTCTAAAATATTCAACTTCTCTATTTTCCACTAACCAATCTTCCTGGACCATTATTGTACTGGAGATGTTGCATCTTCATATGCTACAGAAAGTACAAGGTAAGTACCTCCATCCAGTTTTGGCATGGATTTTTGTAACTTGATATGCAGGGGTGAATGTTTTGTAACTTGATAAATAGGGGTTATTGATAAATgattttttgttgtttttcctgcAATTACCCTTTATTTTCCGGCTATGTAGCAGGCTGCTGTTCTGTCCCTTTCATTGAGGCTGCATTCATCATTGTAAAGCTGTTTATTTATCTTGTTCTGTCGTCTGTTTCTcttatttcttaattattatttatttactttctatTTGTAGAAATTTTCCGGGTTTCGGGAATGATGTCCAACCAAGGATTTGGTGATTTTGACAGACTGCGGCATAGAAGCCCCAGTCCCATGGCTTCTTCAAACCTTATGTCCAATGTTGCTGGAACAGGTTTAGGCAGCTGGAATGGTCTTCCTCAGGAGGTTATTGTTTCTTCTGCTTGTTTGGTTGAGCATTTAAATTTGGAGTATTTaagttctttttgtttcttactACTTGCCCCTGTTAACCCTGGATTTAGGAATATGCTTGCTTGCAATTTGACATGTGAATAGAGGGCACAAATAAATAAAGGTTTTGGTTTTCATTTTCAACTTTCATTTGTCAAGAATTTTTTGCGAATATTTTTGTTAGCATTTGGATTGATGAGGTCACAACTAGAGGTTTTCAAAGCATTTCTTTGCAGTTTAAATTTCAACAAGAATCTTTATTGCTTCATGAAAACTTCTCTGAGATTGGGTTTATACTAGCAGCTTTTAAGCGGCATCCGATCATCTCCATGATATTAATTATTGATGTCAAATAGGAATGTCAGTCGGGCGGGTTTTCGCGGGTATCCGATCcgcccaaaccctattaggacggatttgggtttttacaaaacggatttgggcggatTCGGATTTGAAAAATGCTACCCGTCTCGaattcgggtagggttcgggaATAGGTGctcggatacccgttacccgaacccgattagctATATTAACAAAACTAAGTGAagtaaccctaatccctaattctttttttcattttactctgCTTTCCTCTCTTCGTCGGCGCCTCTCTCCCTCACTTCCCTTCCCATAGTTCTCAGTCAcgcctctcccccacttcactgacgactgccgacagcccagtcggcaccggcgacgtctcctttctctccccagtcagcgatctccccagtcagcgatatctccttctctctctccagcggCGACATCTCCGACTTCCCAGTtggagacaactcttccctctccccGGTCGGCAtcggcgatatctccttctctctctccagtcggtGACATCTACTCTTTTCAATTGACGCTTCTCTCCTCCACTTCACTGATGCTAGAGACAACCCTTCCCCTCCTCAATCGgcgtcggcgacatctcctggaactctcttcaggtttacaattaaattttttgataatcaagATCTTTTGTGTGTATGTTCTTGAAAAATttttagttgctattaaagatttttagaatttagaaactatttatctaattatttggatactgttaaaaaatctaattatttgctatttgattaatgtaatactgttgatttttagaatttatggaattaatctgattatatgattataaatcattatttgctGGATTGTTGAGTTGCTGAGTTGCTGTTTCTTGTTATTGAACACACTGCTAGGTCTGCTGGGTTGTGCAACTGTTAGGTGTAGTTTATTTGGCAGTTTTTctcatcgaattgaattaaaaaaatcgggttcgggtattgtgcgggtattgttaaacgggttcggaacggattcggatagtaaaaataaaatattaaacggatttgggacgggttcggattttgtaaatataatcgggttcggatttgGATACCCTGAatttcgcgggtaccctacccgttgccATCCCTAATGTCAAAGCAGTATGCTTGCGGGAGAAGTTGAGATTTCAGAATGGAAACATTAGCCGTGATGCATGAGAAGTCTGTTCTACATAAATGTTTACTCATTTTGGAAATTTTTTGGGCTTGAACTCGGAGTTCTGTTTCGTAATTGCATACTTATGTTGGagttgcattttattttattgtattttttctgGTTTCTATATGTTAACTCAACATTCTAGGAACTTCAGTAGTTCTTATAGTTGCTTTGTCGAACTTTTGAGTATTTTAtaccttttcttttccttacTTCGTTACGTTTTTATTCCTAAGTATGCTTTTATCTGAAAGTTATTGATTACCACATTCATGGCATTCTCCCATGTCATTTGATTGAGGATTCTTCCATTTACACCCCACCCTTCTCATTTTGTGACAGTTTTGAAATGAAGAAGATTTGCACTTCTTGCATAATTCATGAAGAGAATTTTACTTTACAATTACTAGAACTACAGAGGCACTAATAATTTTGCTTCTGCGACTAAGTTCTAATAATATTGCTGCTCTGTTAATAATTTTCAGCTATCCCCTCTaccccctttttattttcacTCTCGCTCAAATGATAAGAAGTTTGGTCAGTAGTGCTATAGGTTAACTAGTGATATGATAACTGTAGGCCTATCTGCTTTGTTGCCTTCCATTTCGATGAtattctaataaaattaaaatccttCTTGCAGAGATTAAGTGGGCCGCCTGGAATGACAATGGACTGGCAAGGTGCACCTGCAAGCCCTAGTTCATACACTGTGAAGAGAATTTTGCGCTTGGAAATTCCAGTAGATACTTATCCAAATGTAATTTCTATTTCTTGTTTCATGTTCTGGTGTTATCACTTTAGTTTGTTGGTGACAAATAGAATATTCTAAAAAAAGCAATGACATCTTTTTCTGGCTGTTTCTTCATGGTTTTAGTTCAATTTTGTTGGGAGACTTTTGGGCCCTAGAGGCAATTCGCTGAAACGGGTGGAAGCTACAACAGGCTGCCGTGTATATATTAGAGGGAAAGGATCAATAAAGGATCCAGACAAGGTAGCGGATACCCGTTCACATTCCTTCATTTGTTAAAATTTGCTACAACTGAAACTGATTGATGTAATACATCAAAATTATGAATGGATTGCTCCCCTCCATCTTCCTTTTTGACAAT
Proteins encoded in this region:
- the LOC122724679 gene encoding NADH dehydrogenase [ubiquinone] 1 alpha subcomplex subunit 1-like, whose translation is MKRSVTEESLEPSTSWKRKNSRRKGRSIEFFTEKQQKMSWLWLEAALPLGIIAGMLCVMGNAQYYIHRAAHGRPKHIGNDMWDVAMERRDKKLVENLSAPSPN
- the LOC110623771 gene encoding KH domain-containing protein At2g38610, producing the protein MSGLYNPNFSPARAASPQIRSTPDVDSQYLSELLAEHQKLGPFMQVLPICSRLLNQEIFRVSGMMSNQGFGDFDRLRHRSPSPMASSNLMSNVAGTGLGSWNGLPQERLSGPPGMTMDWQGAPASPSSYTVKRILRLEIPVDTYPNFNFVGRLLGPRGNSLKRVEATTGCRVYIRGKGSIKDPDKEEKFRGRPGYEHLNDPLHILIEADLPANIVDMRLRQAQEIIEELLKPVDESQDFIKRQQLRELAMLNSNFREESPGPSGSISPFNTSGMKRAKTGR